The Limanda limanda chromosome 21, fLimLim1.1, whole genome shotgun sequence genome contains the following window.
TGTTCTGTTACATGTGACACACTTAACAGTTTTTTTGGCTTTGAGCTTCTAAATCAAACTCTTCTCGTTTGATAGTTCAAGGATGAAGTGGTGAAAGAGGTCGTTGAAAGGATGTGCAGTGACTTTTCTGGCCAGTGCTGCACCCACAAATCCTCTGATGGGCCCCCTGAGCCCAGTCTGGCCAGTGGAGGACCCCCTGAGCCCAGTGGGGCCAGTGGGGGACCCATAGGCCCCCGGCCGGGCCCCTCCACCTCAAGCGGGTCACTTGGCTACACCccaaactgcagcagctgtaaCAAACTCACCTCTGAAGGGGCGTACAAGTGCAGGTAGGCCCGGGAGATCTAAAGTCATGAGCAGCATTTAGATGAAAGTGGATCGAATCAATTAAGTATGTTTTTCAAACCATTTGATTAAGTGTGACGCACATTTTACAATTATGAATCAATAAGTGACAGTGGAGATGGTTTGTcacttatttacttttattgatTCTGTGGACCTTTGAACCTTTTATGAGTTCAGTTTTTACAGACACTGTGTTCTTTAAGCAGCTTTATGaggattcatgtttttgttgctttcttctccgtcagtgtgtgtccgtccTGCATCCTGTGTGAGATGTGCCGACACAGCCATGACCCCAGCCACAACCTCGTGAGAACCAAGACACCTCTCTCCATCCCCGAGCACGGGATGTCTGGAGAGTTAAGGTAAAGGCCAAAGACTCGAATCCAACCCACCTCTTTGTTTTTGCTAGCAGTGCGAAGGCTGTTGCTTCTACATGAATAGAAATAGAATTAGCTGCGAAGCATAACTGCAAACATGTCTTTACTAACAGATTTCTGTAATTCACGAATTATGAGTGTGACTGTGTCTTGTTCTTGGAAAATAAACTCTTGATAGTCAACAAATAGGTGTTCCTGATGACATTTCAAACCAGGTTCCCACGGCGAGGAGACAGGACAGTGCGCAAGGCCGAGCGACAGCGCCTCAAAGCAGAAAGGAGGCAGCTCAGAGCCGAAGTGAAGGAAATCAAGAAGAAACTGAGACTGGAGAAGAGGGGGCCGCAGTGGAGCGGGCCCTCTACCTCAGGCAGAGTCAACCTGGCAAACATGGCCTCTGCGTCCACCCAGGTCCCAGCCCTGCCCCCCCCTGCTGACTCAGAAACAGCCTCAGGTCCAGCCCCAGCCAACGGTCCCATCCCCGCCCCGGTCCCCGACCCCCAGGCCTCCAGTCCAGAGTAAGCGCCACCCCGGATGGGCGTCCGACAGTGCTGGGTACCTCGAACCCAGCATGGATGCAAaaaaattcttttttttccaagaaAGAAATCAAAATATGCCATCTTTGTAATCtagtctgtaaaagtgtttcgCTGGCTGCTCTGGGGTGGTGGAAATGTTGGAACTACCTCAATgtgaaaactgctgctgcttcatagattttctaagaaaaaaaaaaatgcttttgagctgcaaaaaaaaatattctgggGTCCTGCTTTTTTGATTCGTAGAGAACAAAAGAGATGGGTGTTATGAGAAACCAGGGCTTTTTTCAACAATGCTCTGTACACTTGAAACTAGGGGTCCCGGGGTCTCGCACGCGTCTTTGGTGCCCACTATGGCTGCCTTGTTTCTGGATGAAAATCTGCCTGACGGCACCCGTCTGGAGCCTGGCACCAAGTTCATCAAGTACTGGAAGATGAGGAACTCGGGCACTATCAGCTGGACCTCAGAGACTAAGGTACCCCTCCCACCCACCGAGAggacaggctctgctctctctctgccccctgcttctctctctgagACCCTCCTCAGCTCATGCTTACCCACAAACACCAGCTAAGATTTCTCACCTTTCTGATACAAGTAAAGCTTCATGTCTGACATGTTTATCATTTGGATTAAgttgaatctgtgtttgttAAGTCAGATTTTCAAGTCTTTGTCattatttgagtgtgtgtttgtttgagtgcgtgtgtgtgtttatgtgtgtccCTCACGTCACCgtgttttctgttgtgtaaCTTCAGTTGCATGCCGTTGTCCCTGTGCCTTTTCGCATGtgtatatttctattttgtgttctctgtgtgtgtgtgtgcgtgcactcAGCTAGTGTTCATGTGGGGAAACCTCGGCCTGGCGtcggagaagaagagggaggtgCCGGTCCCCTTGCTGCTCCCCGGACAGATGGGCGTGGTCAGCGTGGCCTTTGTCGCTCCGGTGATGGAGGGGACGTACACCTCCCACTGGCGGCTGGCGCACTGCGGGTGTCAGTTCGGCCCGCGCGTGTGGTGCAGCATCGTGGTCGACCCCGGCAACAGCCGCAACACACCCGGACATCAGAGCAAAAGACTGGCAAGTGTGCGACCTGGCGACACCCTGCAAGGCCGCAATGGTGACGTGATTGTGTCCATCTAATCGATGTCGTTGGTTTGTGCttcagaaggaggaggagaggacagtggagagggagatggagctgGGGTGTGACGAGCTCCATCCCGAGGATTTCTACTTCCCCTCAGTCGACCTGCTGACTgcacaggtgcacacacacagctccgtCGCTCATCAACCACAAAACCACGTTATAATGCTTCTTttgtgtttacatggacaccaagaTTCTACCTATTAACCTTATTCAGAACATTGACATGAAGATGTTAACTCGACTTCAAGTTCCgttcatattcctgtttacatgtcacAGAGCAGATTCTGAAAACCTTCTGAATGACTGTGTCTGCTTTTCTTTTAGGATCTTCTCTCATTTGAGTTGTTGGATATAAATATAGTTCAAGAGTTGGAGAAAGTTCCTAATAACACCCCTGTTGGTAAGAAACGTATAATTCTCCATTAACATGTGACAATTCTTATTTTAACTTCCATTCTTTCAAAGTTACTGCAGTAAAACTAAGGCTACATTTCACTTTCTATGGAAACACAAGTTTAGTGACTCTGCTGTTTTTCCTCTGCTTGATTTGTAGATCTGACGCCCTGTATATCTCCTCTGCCCCATGATCCACCACTTCTGGAGAAGGCCATAACTTCACAAATAAAGGAAGACACAGAATTCACAGGGGTCAGAACACTTTTTGGTAAGATACACACGTCACAAACTGACGGACGAGGAGATGCAAcgaaattaaaatgtaaaaacgtAGCGGTGAATATAAAGTAGAGTTTGTTCTGTGTCGACCAGGAGTGAAACTGCGGCAGCCGAGGGAGATGTTGGAGCTCGTgacccaggaggaggaggagaaggaggagatcaGCGGAGCCCAGTTCCTCTGTGAGACCGTCATCCGCTCCCTGACCCTGGAGGAAGCCCCCGACCACAGACCCCTGCGCCGGCTGCATCAGAGGAACCACAAACCACAGCGTGAGGAGACGGCAGTATTCTAAACTATCTCCACAATCACCAAAAAACCTGTTCTGAGAATTATCCGATAGATGCTTTGTGTTTGAAGGTTGCTCAGCTCAGGTTTTTCTCTTCTCTAAAACACTTCAGTTGTTTCCCGCGGTCCAAGCTTTTGCGttgagagagcagaggaggccGAGAAGCTGGAGAAGCCCCAGGAAGGAAACGTGGATCTCGGTGCTAAGAGACTTGAGAGTTCAGATCTGCCTCCGGACACAGGCCTCAACCCGATCAGCCAAGAAGAGGACACGAGGCCGGGTCAGAGATTCTTTCTGATACGATGGATTTTCCccttaaatacacaaacagtgatGAATATTTTCAATGctcatatttgttttctgtccacTTAAAGTTCTTCTCCAGGAACCAGTGACTGAAAACCTGCACGCCAGTTCACGTCGTGatctggaggatgaagaagtcGTGGTTTTGGACGAGATGCAGATCATGAAGGTCACTCAAGACGAGAGAGACGATGGTGCAGACTGGGATGAGGTGAGATGGAACCTTTCTTATTCTCCCTCTGACTTTACGTTttgatgaagaaaacaaatcataaacATGTTATATAAAGATAGTTGCAGGAGATGACAGTAACATTAATTAAAGGGACAGTGGACATTacagagacatttatttagGACAGGCCTTCATTTCTGTTTGAGAAGTTATGACAGGAGAATGTTTTCACTCTGATATGATGTGTTAAGAGTGTTATTGTTGTCATTCTCCTGTGATGACGTCTGTGAATGTCCCTCTCTGTGCGTCAGGTCAGCAGCCAGagctcctccgtctcctcctgcgACGACTACATCATCGTCCTCCCAGACTGCTTTGACACCAGCCGTCCTCTGGGGGAGTCCATGTACAGTTCCGCCATGTCGCAGCCTGacatcgctgctgctgctgctgctgctgctgctgctgaagaagatgatgatgatgatgatgagaccACAGCCGCTGCAGACGCTCAGCAGCTGAAAGACGACGAGGACGAGTCTGACTGCGAGCCGGGCAGGACGGCGCCGCCGAGCacgaaggaggaggagtctgaggcGGTCGTGGCTGAGGATTTGTCGGTGGAGGTCTGGCTTCCTCCCGTCCCTCTGATCCACGGCAGCATAAACCAGATGCTGTGTGCGTCTCAGACTCTGGACGCCGTGACTCTCACCCCGGAGGTGGTGCCACCGCCGACTCTGGTCGACTCCCTGCTGTCCCCGCCCGCTCTCTACTCACCCAGGTGAGACGGCGGCTCAGTCACATGGTCCTCGGTCGCTCAGAAGTCTTTTATCACACTTAGAGTAACTATCAGAGATTTATCACACTGATAAGACGACATACACATCTCAAACAACACGGTAATAACATCTTACATAAATGGACAGTGAACACTTCTCTTCAGTACCGTACTGCTACATATTTTCCAGCAAACCCTTGTGCCTGgtgtttttaactgttttaactgttgtaaactgtttcctgttccAGGTCTGAGGCGCTGTACCTGGCCGAGGACCCGAGTCCTCCGGCCTGTGACCCGTACGAGCCGCGCCAGCCCCGGGTCCATCTGAACGGTGAGAAGGGAAACGCAGTGTGAGCTTTGTTCTGAAGACCGGAAGTCAGCCTGTCACATCATGTGttctcatgtgtgtgttgttatatCCTCGTCTGTTCTGCAGTGTCGTCCGGTCTGTCCCGATCAGCAGGCTCCGCCTCCAGTGCCTTCGAGACGTACAACCCCCGACCCAGCAACGCACTGCAGCCAAGGTGCGagtcaactttatttatacacaatgttaaaataactTCCGTTCACCAAAAATGAGGAACAGAACCGAAACTAAACTCATTTAGAAACAAAAAGAGCAGGAGACTAGAACACATTGTTCCTCACAACACGATTACACAACCCAGCGTAACCACATCTCTGTCTGCGTCACAGGGGCCAAGGAGGCATCACTGAGGGACTTGTCAAGGGGGCTCTTTCTGTGGCAGCGTCCGCTTATAAGGCTCTCTTCACTGGACCAAACTGCCCAATACAGGTACATCACAGCTCTGCCTGAACATCAATCCAACTTCCACAGGAAGACGTCAAGAGAAGGACAGAGTCATTACACAACAGCCAAACTGAGAAGTGTCTAGCGTGTGAAGTGTCACATTGTAACCGTCTTAGGATCTTTGTGGGAACTGCGTccgaacacaaacacatttgcatCATTTCAACACATTTGCATAATTTCCCCCAAATGAGCTGTGATTGAGCATTAAACTACAGGTGCAGGTAGAGACCAGCTGGTGAAGGTAGAGTCGAGCAGCTGAAGAGTGGGACGGTCGGAGGTAGAGACCAAACATGGAGCTAAAAGAAGAGGGAACACTGGAGAGTAGAGGTGGGACAGATGCCtttgggaattttttttttttttaaaacatatatttattggtttcatatagttttatacatttacatcaatttacatataTACAAGACCCTTCCCCACCCTGAgcatatggcagcataaatggaaataaatattacaaaagtcccagaaattgctaagatatgattccaacataaattcaaatacaaaaaaattaaaatgaaactaCTAAattgtttaaactaaattaaaacaaaattgaatatgtaaaatagatttcagtcactaacaagaaacagagcacagcacacattcctcacaccagattcgtcacttcacatttccaatgcctcttcaatgtcaccatcgttaacaaagtccaaaaacatctcccagatactgtaaagttgagaagctttcttcctaaCTACATATGTTAACTTCTCCAGAGCCAAACTCAACGCCTTTGGGAATTTACTGCCTGACAAGACAAGTTCTGGGGAAACAGAAGTTTTCTCATCTGTAGTTTGAGGCTTGAATTTTACAGGAttttccagtggtgggaagtaacaaagtagaaatacttcgttactgtacttaagtagatttttcacatatctgtactttacttgagtatttattttcctgacgacttttaacttttactcgctacatttgagcacaaatatctgtactttctacttcttacattctccaaactggctcgttacttgagcagcggagatTGGTGGAAcgtgcacctctctctctctctctctctctctctctctctctctctctctctctctctctctctctctctctctctctctctctctctctctctctctctctctctctctctctctctctctctctctctctctctctctctctctctctctctctctctctctctctctctctctctaaaattatacattatatatatagtgttgttataatttttcagtcagttgaaataaatcctgaactgaacaattttgggttgttttgtgtctgtataggcctactataaaaagcacttagcatttttaattttggtacttgtacttttacttttgatacttaagtacatttcaacaccagatacttttgatacttaagtacatttaatatgagcaactctaagacttttactcaagtcactTTCTGATGgttgacttttacttttacccgagtcactttcaagtaagatatctgtacttttactcaagtatggctttcaagtactttatacaccactgggaTTTTCTTTGTGCTCAATCCATCAAACTAGTTTAATCTCAGGCTGAAACGCAGCCGCAGTAACCTTCACCTTCTTCTCGCCGTTTATTTACCTCCTCGCTCTCGTCTtcaacatgtctctctctctctctctctctcctccagcgtGGCATCGACCCGGCCACCAGGCAGGACCCCTCCCTGATGGCCATGCTGCTGGAGATGGGCTTCAGAGACCATCGGCTCAACCAGCGGCTGCTGAGGAAGCACGGCTACAGCCTGCTGCACACCGTCAACGAGCTGGTGCAGATGGCCGAGGAGCGGCAGAACGAAGCCGTCGAGGCTCggcactgagggggggggagaggggggggggagaggaagtgaCCTCACAGTCGTCGGAGGGAATGTATTTGAGAATATTTAGATTTTGACCTGTGTGTGGTTTTCCAATGTCCTTTTTGAGTTATTTAAAGACGAGAAAAACTATTTATGATTCAGTGACAGGGTGGATCGTTGATTCGGACCAATAGGACAAGAATgttacaacaataaaaaaacaaataaaactgcatTTACTCCTCGTAAACCATCGATTAGAATAAAACATACTCATGAACGGCTTCTTCTGCCTCTTGCCTTTAATTTAGCTTCAACATTTGGATGAAATTaaccataaatatatatgaaaacaCGTGTAGATGCGTACGGATAGCGGTCGACCTCTGCCTTGTTTACCTGGGCCGCACAACTTTACCGTGTGGGTCATAAAGGACGTAGGAGGGATTAAGTGTGTaactctgctcttcatcttcGTGTTGCTGTCGTAGCTGCTTCCTCTGCGCTGAAAAATAATCGTGTCTCGTCCGGGCTCGGCTAGATCCTCCTCTGGAGCGGAGCGTGAGTATCGTTGAATgtcgttaaaaaaaaagtgtttccgAAGAGCCAGCTCTCGTTGAAAGGCGACGTtactgaagctgcagcggcTGGAACAACACgcgtacatatatatatatatatatatttccgaCTTTTTCTCGACTTTCTCGTAGTGAAACCTGCCTAATCAATGCAATCTTTTTCTTACTGTTATTTTAGACGTTGACATGTGGAATGTAACCGTCCGGACGGGTTCGCCGTTCAGACTCCCCGGTGTTTTTTCTACTCTTGCTTCTTAGGAGACGCCTGCATGACAGGTAGAGGCTTTAGAGACGAGTCGTGTCCTTGTGTCTTAGCACCGTCACCGTGGAAGACGTCCGCTTGGCGTCGCggctccacccccaccccaccccccccccccggcataTCCCACGCGTCGATCCCTAGCAACCGCCACTTAGCACCGATCCAAGCGTAGACGTCTCTAACAACACATTCCATGATCTCTTAGTGGAACCAAGTATATTCTGTTTCATTAAAAGGCCTTTACAGAGGATTTATCAAAATATACATATGCTGGTTTGATGTTATTtgtggtgaatgtgtgtgtgtgtgtagatttaATTTAACGTACGTTTCCGATGGTTTGAGTTGATTctccttgtttttgtttgtgcgGTTGAGGATTTTTTTTGAACCATATTTCCTTATGTTGAATGATTTTTCCACGATTTTAAAGGATCAAAATCTGAATATATCTACTATGCTTGTCAAACCATTCTTCTGCCACTGAGTGTATTCATCAAATACCCGTCAGCTGTCGATCCACCAATAAAACTATTTGCACATCCCTCTCGTCTGTTGATGTGAAACGTCTGAGTCTGGCTCACGCCCCCCCCGCTACTGTACGTCTGTCACATGGTTCATTCTGTACTGGGTCACATTATGTCACAAGCACAGAGGTCACACTCCTATGATTGTGCCGTTCTTCACAGAATGAGCTTTCACATGTTTTAATTGCCTGTGTGCACTTCAGGGCTGAATCGCTGAGCGGGAAACAACCTCAGAGCTCCAGGATCAATTAGTGATTGATGGAAACTACTGCACTGGGTTTCTTGAAACttaatatagatatatatcttGATGTAGGTCAGAGAAAAAACTATTTGGCCTGGATCAGGACAAAGGAGCAAATCTAGGAATAttgcttttcactttctttaagtATCCTTGACAAGCTAAAACAATTTTACTTGGGACAGTAATTCTAGTTtctgaatgttgtgtttgcagctgaaatggaaaaacaaggtttaaaaaataaaaacagttgttATCCTTCATGCGTTCCACTTTTTAATTCGTTTATTTCAAACTGAATTGTGCCTGAACACGTCTCCTTGAAGGAAGTCGAACATGTGACCTGCTGTGTTGTCAGAGCTTTCACTTCGAGAAGGAGGAAGTGATCCTCCCACCtgatgttcctgctgcagacacacaagtgtTTCCACTGTCGATCGTAAAGAAAACGACTCTTCATGTCTCCACAGATCTGGACTTCACTCTGAGGTGGTGcagggaggtgagtgtgtgGAGAAGCTTTCACTGGTTCAGATGCTGAGGGAAACCAGTCTTTCTGCTTAACTGGGACATGTGGGCCTTGTTTTACTCTGTGGACAGAAACGTGTCACACTGACAAACAAGATTTGTGGACTTAACCTCAGGGGACCTGATAGGAACTTGTTTTTTCACCGTTAGAAGAGTTTAATTTCATAGTTTCTGTCTTAAACCTGAATCTGTAGAATTACATTgaaataaaagcagaagtagcgagataaaaaacaaaaatattgtgCAACTGGGATCATTTGACAAAATGCATCGTCATGATTATACattgaaatattaattattcattCTGTGAACGGTATCAAATGAACTGTAACTTAGGAACTAATAGAGAATATGAGAGGCTTTGTTGATCTGCAgctatttaaattaaattgtttataCTTTTGTTGTTTACGTCTAACTCAGTGCTGAATTTCCTGGATCTCTCTATTCCCTAGaaagtgtgtgtacgtgtgtgtgtgtgtgtgtttgtgtgtgtgtgtgtgtgtgtgtgttgcaacaTGCACAATGTAGAATTATTAATATcaattttatattattacaaCTGTTTTTCGGAAACCGATGTAGATACAAATATCAGGAATTAAAAAACTGATGATATATTTTGAccgataaatatatatattaaaaaactaTAAGCAACGATTAAAATGTTGTGATCAAActtttatgacaaagaaatgtaactgaggcGTGAGATTTAACTGCTAAACCAAAAACTTTATGAATAAAAAGATCACAAATATAACCAAATACTTGAAatcaagagaaaaaaatgttttctgaattgtttattctgtcaaattaaaatgttcatatcatcaaacataaacacagacaccaatatgtctgtgaaaggctcacaCCAGGGATTTTTATCAGCAAAGAGATAAGTCGGTCGGGGGTCAAGTAGAAATcctgtaaatacatattttaataaaCCAGATATTTTAGTTGATATCCAAAAAAACGAACGTGTTTTTGAGGCTTTCAAGATAAAAAAACCCCAGaatgttttaaagaaagtgactgTGGTGAAATGTTGAGATAATTTTAAGAAAATCCAAACTTACCCAATCTCACCTGGTCCTAAAAGTGTTGCactataaatgtgttttttttgtcgtcctcctcctgctgctgactCACATCCTGACATGTGGAGCGACCACGAGCTTTTATTGGTCATGTAAAGGTTTTGTTACAGAGCGTGACTCGTATCAAAGGTGACTGAGCTCCGAAGGAAGGAGGACAAGAGGTTCTGTTGGTTTAACTTCGGTAAAGTTCTCCTGGTTTCTCTTCTCATTCAGACTTTATACTTCAACATCATGGACTCACCAGGACTCAGTGGCCTGATGACTCCGGGCCCGGAGCTGACCAACGAGATGGAGAAGACCAGAACCCTGAAGCAGTTTCCTCCGTACGGATCCATCACTGAAAGCCCGACAGGAGAAACCTGCCCCACGTGTCGAGGAACCGGACGAATTCCCAgaggtttgtgtttctgtctttattgCAAATCCATTTCTCAGCAACTCCCACACAACAGTTCCAGTTCACATCCAGGAACAAAGGAACTAGGTCAGAGAAACCCCGACCTGGTTCTTTCACATCAGCTCTGTGGTGAAAAGGACAAAGTTTACAGAAGGATGCTGCTCTTgactcctgtgtttgtgtggacagGTCACAAAGATCAGCTCGTGGCTGTGATAGCGTGTAACGACGTCCGGCTGAAACCCAGACGCACGTAAGgaatacacaaacatgtgtgtgtactttagtattcacatttatttgtctACTACTACTGCTTTTACTCCATCCTGTGCTACTTAACCTTTCTACTCCACAATATTATTCACTACAGCTTTACAAATCACGACCCTActtgtataaaatatataaagtacATGATATTTAATCACATATATGTACTACTGTCTTATATGATGGTTAATAACACAGTACTACAGTTTAAATTACCCTGCTATATATGAAATAGTTGAAAGTTGCTCCAGCTTGATAAtaattttgattgattgaatatttatttaagcctcggaaaacacattgagggataagaccctcatttacaatggtgccgagggtacaataaagagttgatacattgaagagttaatacattgaataaataagaattaaataaatatgcatatatatatatatatatacagtaatacaaggtataaaacaattcgtcagtataaaatactatggccaagtcaactagcagttagaatcactgcaggagagtcagctgtacatgagaccagactcgagaactccgtcagtgaaaaaaatgagctcaaccttaaagattttttgacctatataataatataataaaacaataatgaaatcACTATTATATTATGTActaatacatacatatatacacattgaTATATCTTAAAACATGTACTACCTAGCTTAAAGGTTACTCTGATCATATTGCATTCCCTGATTTGACCTGATTTCAGTTTTCATTGCTGTGATGCTCATGAGTTGTGCGTGTTTGCAGGAAGCAGTATGTGTGCGTGTCCATGATGGTGTGCCTCCTGGTCTGCTGCctcgtcctcttcttcctcttccctcggAGCGTCAGCCTGACTCCGGTGTCCGTGCTGTCGGTCATGGTCTACTTCTCCCCCGGCATGGTCGCCATGGAGGTCACAGTAAGTGACAGGACACATGGAGATCTCAAGAGAAAGAACCGGCTGCCGTTGAGAACCAGACAATATTCAGCCccttttcagtttggtccatgtcccatccactaacatggaggaggtgggatttatgacctatactgcagccagccaccagggggcgattgagaaactttggcttcattttgtccatctttatttagagaCTGTGGTTTGGACATAAGAATCGTTTAACGCTCCACAACAGATCGAATTTATTATGCATTTTCCAAAGATGTGAAACTTCCccttaaaggaaaataaaactattaaagcaacactgtgtaactttcactgagcaacagcgccccctgcagccacttGTGTTGGGCAGAAGGTAAAAACAGTTGCATAATGTTGcttcaaaacaacattttacaacaGTATGAGCAGTAAAATTATCCATAAAAACTTAGTGCAAAGGAATTCAGTTTAAATGCAGTAGTAAAAGTTGagtgttttataaaacaacCGCAGCAAATCAAAATCCACTTTATTACTAAAGAGAAGTCAGCGTTAAGATGTGTGTATACAAGTATAACTCAAAGATActgcatatatatgtatatatattacattCAGTGTATTAAGTACGTTAAAGTCTGTGCCACTGTCTTTTTATTGGACGTGTGAAAACAGCGTCACATGGcaaggtcaaagttcactgaCACGTTTTCCCCTCCAGAACGTCATCAACATCACCAACGAGAACTTCGTCCCGGTGCAGATCGTCGGGTTCACCATCCAGGGTCTGGTCACCGACATCGTGGTGGCGAAGACCAAGATCTCCAACATCACCGCCATCACGTCCCGGTCGCAGAAATCTGTGAGTCTCCAACTCGAGGATTCAGAAATACAGAAGCTTGTTGATAAATATCCTGACGTCTGTGTCTCTAACTCCTGCAGTACACCATTCAAATAAACCTTCCCATCGAGGACGCAGGCTTAAAGTAAGTTTGAAATCAAGCTGAGCACATGACAGCTTCTAACTCAAAAACACAGAGACCGACCCGATGCTTCGTCCGTTATCGTTGACACGTGTTGACTGTTTTGTTTCCTCCAGCACGTACTGCAAGTCGAGCTCCTTCAAGATCCACACGCTGTTCCTGGAGCTGCAGTAAGTGTCGATCCCGATCTGAGACGAAGGCTTGTGGATTTGAgtcatttaaaactaaaacatatttttgcatCTGACCCATAAAgtgttaataaagatggacgatgtcaCAGCTCCCCAAAAAAATGTTATATAGTTATTTAATGATATGAAAACAGGGGATaggtgatgattgacagctgacactgactcgtAATCAGTCGAGGGTGTGGAGACAGTTTGGCTTCATTCTTGTAAAGTGTGAGGAAGTGAAGATGCATCACTCCTTTTTATATCCTGTCCACAGTTCACAAA
Protein-coding sequences here:
- the nbr1a gene encoding NBR1 autophagy cargo receptor a gives rise to the protein MGPPVTIKVNFRGNVKRFLAQDLDKLEWESVEAWIKASFGINHFQVKYFDEDNEEICINSQDEYEEAIKSAEKQGNQLHMNVYKMKGQACGGPVKTEVKELKGDLRPAPPYPSRVKTVDKSTQVTPEREAVQVPVKDNKGNKPEDEPPPMWFRAYMEKFKDEVVKEVVERMCSDFSGQCCTHKSSDGPPEPSLASGGPPEPSGASGGPIGPRPGPSTSSGSLGYTPNCSSCNKLTSEGAYKCSVCPSCILCEMCRHSHDPSHNLVRTKTPLSIPEHGMSGELRFPRRGDRTVRKAERQRLKAERRQLRAEVKEIKKKLRLEKRGPQWSGPSTSGRVNLANMASASTQVPALPPPADSETASGPAPANGPIPAPVPDPQASSPEGPGVSHASLVPTMAALFLDENLPDGTRLEPGTKFIKYWKMRNSGTISWTSETKLVFMWGNLGLASEKKREVPVPLLLPGQMGVVSVAFVAPVMEGTYTSHWRLAHCGCQFGPRVWCSIVVDPGNSRNTPGHQSKRLKEEERTVEREMELGCDELHPEDFYFPSVDLLTAQDLLSFELLDINIVQELEKVPNNTPVDLTPCISPLPHDPPLLEKAITSQIKEDTEFTGVRTLFGVKLRQPREMLELVTQEEEEKEEISGAQFLCETVIRSLTLEEAPDHRPLRRLHQRNHKPQLVSRGPSFCVERAEEAEKLEKPQEGNVDLGAKRLESSDLPPDTGLNPISQEEDTRPVLLQEPVTENLHASSRRDLEDEEVVVLDEMQIMKVTQDERDDGADWDEVSSQSSSVSSCDDYIIVLPDCFDTSRPLGESMYSSAMSQPDIAAAAAAAAAAEEDDDDDDETTAAADAQQLKDDEDESDCEPGRTAPPSTKEEESEAVVAEDLSVEVWLPPVPLIHGSINQMLCASQTLDAVTLTPEVVPPPTLVDSLLSPPALYSPRSEALYLAEDPSPPACDPYEPRQPRVHLNVSSGLSRSAGSASSAFETYNPRPSNALQPRGQGGITEGLVKGALSVAASAYKALFTGPNCPIQRGIDPATRQDPSLMAMLLEMGFRDHRLNQRLLRKHGYSLLHTVNELVQMAEERQNEAVEARH
- the tmem106a gene encoding transmembrane protein 106A; translated protein: MDSPGLSGLMTPGPELTNEMEKTRTLKQFPPYGSITESPTGETCPTCRGTGRIPRGHKDQLVAVIACNDVRLKPRRTKQYVCVSMMVCLLVCCLVLFFLFPRSVSLTPVSVLSVMVYFSPGMVAMEVTNVINITNENFVPVQIVGFTIQGLVTDIVVAKTKISNITAITSRSQKSYTIQINLPIEDAGLNTYCKSSSFKIHTLFLELQMTLNISYLSHTEQLSVNSFEFIDCGVNSTTPHPVMRST